One Streptomyces dangxiongensis genomic window, TCCGTACCGCACGATCTCGGCGCGTACTTCACGGTCCGGCAACTGCCGGAAGGTGTTCCGCTGACCGTGGACGGCTATGTGACCGCCGACGCGGCCTTCTCCGGTGGCACCCTCGCCTCGGCGCTGAACCAGATGGCGCGCGGACGGCAGATGCTGGGCGCCGCGCGCGAGCGGGTCCGGTACGAGCCGCGACTGCCGGGCCGCCGGGTGACGGCGCCGACGGGCGTGCCGAGGTTCGCCGGCGAGGTCGGCGCGTGGGCACTGCCGCTGCCGACCATCGACCCGCAGATCGTGCGCCGTTCGGCACGGGCGCTGGAGCGGTACGGCCCGGACTTCCGCTACCGGCATTACGCCGCCGTCCGGCGCCTGCCGGTCGCCCTCGGTTCGGTCGCCGCCGTCGGCGCGCTGACCGCGGCGGCCCAGCTCCCGCCAGTCCGGCGCCGGCTGTCGGACCGGCTCCGGCCGGGCGACGGACCGAGCGCGCAGAAGCGGGCGAAGAGCTGGTTCAGGGTGCGGTTCGTCGGCGAGGGCGGCGGGCGCCGCGTGTTCACAGAAGTCGCGGGCGGCGACCCCGGTTACGACGAGACGGCGAAGATGTTCGCCGAGGCGGCCCTGAGCCTGGCCTTCGACGACCTGCCGCCGACGGCCGGACAGGTCACCACGGCCGAGGCGATGGGTGACGCCCTGACCGAGCGGCTGCGCGCCGCCGGCATCACCTTCCGGGTGGCGGCGGAACGCTAGGGCCTGTCGCCCGGATCGCGCCGCGGCCGGCCGGAAGCGGCCTCATCCGCGGGAAAGGCCCTGACGGCCTCCCGCAGGGCCTGCCGGCACAGGGCGTCCGCCCGGCGCGTGGTCTCCGGGAGCCGGTAGCGCGGGGTGAGCGCCAGGGTGTGCGCCAGGGCGGTGCCGAGGCTCACCCGGTGGCCGGCCGAGACGAACACCGGCTTGACGCCGTCCCGGGTGCGCAGGGCGCGGCCGACCTCCTCGGCCCCGTCGAGCAGCGGCGCGGAACCGCCCCGCGCCGGCGCCGGGTCGTCGTACGTGAAGGTGAACGGGTTCTTGGCGACGCCGATGGTCGGCAGGTCCGTGAGCACGCCGAGGTGGCTCGCCAGGCCGAAGCGGCGCGGGTGGGCCACCCCGTAGCCGTCGCAGACCACCAGGCCGGGCGGGCACGGCAGCCGGTCCAGGGCGGCCCGCACGGTCGGGATCTCGCGGAAGGCGAGGAGCCCGGGCACGTACGGGAAGGAGACCCGGCCCACGGCCGTCGCCTCCGCGACGACCTCCAGGGTCGCGGCGTCCAGCACGACGGCCGCCGCCGCGACCAGGTCCAGGCCGTCGTCGTAGGCGACGTCGACGCCCGTGACCCGGCCGGTCCCCGGCGGTGGTCCGGGCTCGTCGAGGACGACCCGCCCGCGCAGCCCGTCCTGTACGGCACGGGCCTCTTCCTCGGTCGCGGGCCAGCCCGCGGGTACGCCGACGGTCGTCATGGTGGGCGACTGTACGGGCCGGCCACGGGGTGCCGGTCCGGCGGGGGTAGGCTCGCGATCATGTTCGTTCTGGAGCTGACCTACACCGCGCCGCTCGATGCCGTGGACGCCGTTCTGCCGGACCACGTGGCCTGGCTGGAGGAGCAGTACGAGAAGGGCTTCTTCCTGGCCTCCGGACGCAAGAACCCCCGCGACGGAGGTGTGATCCTGGCCGTCGCCGAGGATCGCGCCCGCATCGAGGAGGTCGTCGCGGGCGACCCGTTCACCGTCGCCGGTGTGTGCGCCTACCGCGTCACGGAGTTCATCGCGACGAAGACGGCTCCGGAGCTGGCGCGCCACCGGCAGACGCTCGGCTGAGCCCGGCGGCTCAGCCCTTCTTCGAGTCGAGCGCGCGCTGGAGCTCGTCCTTGTTCATGTTCGAGCGGCCTTCGATGCCGCGCTGCTTCGCCTCGTTGTAGAGCTGGTCGCGGGTGGGTCCGTGCGAGCCGGACCGGTTGCCCGATCGCTGACCGCCCCGCTCGCCGGACGACATGTCCTTCGTGGAGCTGCGGCTGGCGGTCTTCGACTCGCCCGAACGCGCGCGTTCCTTGTTCACCGTCCGCGCGGCGATCTCCTTGGCGCGTCCCTCGCTCTCGCCCCGCTCCTGGGCGCTGTCCTTGATGTGCTCGTACTGGCGCTCGCGCTTGGGGCTGGAACCGGCTGGCATGATCGCTCCTTTCCTTTGCGGCGGGGAACGGGTACCCGGGTTCCGCCCACCTACGTCAGCGGTCCAGCCGGGCCACCCTGCCCTGCTCGCCGGCCGCCCAGCAGCCCAGGTCGG contains:
- a CDS encoding YciI family protein, with amino-acid sequence MFVLELTYTAPLDAVDAVLPDHVAWLEEQYEKGFFLASGRKNPRDGGVILAVAEDRARIEEVVAGDPFTVAGVCAYRVTEFIATKTAPELARHRQTLG
- a CDS encoding saccharopine dehydrogenase family protein, translated to MSRLNRTDRPYDLVLFGATGFVGTLTARYLAAHAPKDLRWAIAGRDERRLEELRDRLPGGADAGMLRADVNEPATLRALAEHARVVATTVGPYVLHGAELVAACADTGADYLDLTGEPEFVDLMYVRHDARARETGARLVHACGFDSVPHDLGAYFTVRQLPEGVPLTVDGYVTADAAFSGGTLASALNQMARGRQMLGAARERVRYEPRLPGRRVTAPTGVPRFAGEVGAWALPLPTIDPQIVRRSARALERYGPDFRYRHYAAVRRLPVALGSVAAVGALTAAAQLPPVRRRLSDRLRPGDGPSAQKRAKSWFRVRFVGEGGGRRVFTEVAGGDPGYDETAKMFAEAALSLAFDDLPPTAGQVTTAEAMGDALTERLRAAGITFRVAAER
- a CDS encoding endonuclease V, which gives rise to MTTVGVPAGWPATEEEARAVQDGLRGRVVLDEPGPPPGTGRVTGVDVAYDDGLDLVAAAAVVLDAATLEVVAEATAVGRVSFPYVPGLLAFREIPTVRAALDRLPCPPGLVVCDGYGVAHPRRFGLASHLGVLTDLPTIGVAKNPFTFTYDDPAPARGGSAPLLDGAEEVGRALRTRDGVKPVFVSAGHRVSLGTALAHTLALTPRYRLPETTRRADALCRQALREAVRAFPADEAASGRPRRDPGDRP
- a CDS encoding plasmid stabilization protein, which translates into the protein MPAGSSPKRERQYEHIKDSAQERGESEGRAKEIAARTVNKERARSGESKTASRSSTKDMSSGERGGQRSGNRSGSHGPTRDQLYNEAKQRGIEGRSNMNKDELQRALDSKKG